From Falco cherrug isolate bFalChe1 chromosome 4, bFalChe1.pri, whole genome shotgun sequence, one genomic window encodes:
- the WFIKKN1 gene encoding WAP, Kazal, immunoglobulin, Kunitz and NTR domain-containing protein 1 — protein MGFIPSPRQRARPAAGGGQMPPRRDRGRPGRGQRAGGRQRGPVGIALLLPWLAAAAGLSLRPGGTRHLGVCPNQLNPNLWVDAQSTCERECQADQDCEGFEKCCTNVCGLRSCVAARFADGSLPALALAPAASCESFVCAQQGSDCDIWDGQPVCKCKDRCEKEPNFTCASDGLTYYNKCYMDAEACLRGTRLTTVPCKHIFTWPDTSPVPQETTARPTPGAGPEVPVPPALYSNPFHQSVRAGGTVSFRCDVSGRPRPDITWEKQSEREENFIMRPDQMYGNVVVTNIGQLVIYNARHEDAGIYTCTARNAAGLLRADFPLSVVRREPGGTPRAGSPQPFPSAECLKEPDRRRCEALEVRWHFDAKQGSCLTFRYGGCGANRNHFETYEECRAACLGSARPTCLLPMVQGPCQNWEPRWAYNHLLKQCHSFVYGGCEGNTNNFESKETCEDVCPFPKSLQCKACRLKSKMVLSLCRSDFAIVGRLMEIVEDQDSGIARFALEDVLKDEKMGLKFFNIKYLEVTLTDMDWSCPCPNMTAEDGPLIIMGEVHDGMATLDPSSYVRAANDKRVKKIYELMEKKTCDLLNRFQD, from the exons ATGGGATTTATCCCAAGCCCTCGCCAGCGCGCcaggccggcggcggggggcggccagATGCCGCCTCGCCGGGACCGCGgccgcccgggccggggccAGCGGGCGGGTgggcggcagcggggcccgGTGGGCATcgcgctgctgctgccctggctggcggcggcggccggaCTGAGCCTGCGGCCGGGCGGGACGCGGCACCTGGGGGTCTGCCCCAACCAGCTGAACCCCAACCTGTGGGTGGACGCGCAGAGCACCTGCGAGCGGGAGTGCCAGGCCGACCAG GACTGTGAAGGCTTCGAGAAATGCTGCACCAACGTGTGCGGGCTGCGGAGCTGCGTGGCTGCCCGCTTTGCTGACGGGAGCCTGCCAGCACTGGCGCTGGCACCAGCAGCCTCGTGCGAGAGCTTTGTGTGCGCGCAGCAGGGCTCCGACTGCGACATCTGGGACGGGCAGCCCGTCTGCAAGTGCAAGGACCGCTGTGAGAAGGAGCCCAACTTCACCTGTGCCTCCGACGGCCTCACCTACTACAACAAGTGCTACATGGATGCCGAGGCGTGCCTGCGCGGCACCCGCCTCACCACCGTCCCCTGCAAGCACATCTTCACCTGGCCCGACACCAGCCCCGTGCCGCAGGAGACGACGGCGCGCCCCACACCGGGAGCCGGCCCCGAGGTGCCGGTGCCCCCCGCCCTCTACAGCAACCCCTTCCACCAGTCGGTGCGTGCCGGTGGCACCGTCAGCTTCCGCTGCGACGTCAGCGGCCGCCCGCGGCCGGACAtcacctgggagaagcagagcGAGCGGGAGGAGAACTTCATCATGCGGCCAGACCAGATGTATGGCAACGTGGTGGTCACCAACATCGGCCAGCTGGTCATCTACAATGCCCGCCACGAGGACGCCGGCATCTACACCTGCACGGCCAGGAACGCCGCTGGGCTGCTCCGCGCCGACTTCCCGCTGTCGGTGGTCAGGCGGGAGCCCGGGGGGACCCCGCGGgccggcagcccccagcccttccccagcgCCGAGTGCCTGAAGGAGCCGGACCGGCGGCGGTGCGAGGCCCTGGAGGTGCGCTGGCACTTCGATGCCAAGCAGGGCTCCTGCCTCACCTTCCGCTacgggggctgcggggccaaCAGAAACCATTTTGAGACCTACGAGGAGTGCCGGGCTGCCTGCTTGGGTAGCGCCCGtcccacctgcctgctgcccatGGTGCAGGGTCCCTGCCAGAACTGGGAGCCCCGCTGGGCGTACAACCACCTGCTGAAGCAGTGCCACTCCTTCGTCTACGGCGGCTGCGAGGGCAACACCAACAACTTTGAGAGCAAGGAGACCTGTGAGGACGTCTGCCCCTTCCCCAAGAGCCTGCAGTGCAAGGCCTGCCGCCTGAAGAGCAAGATGGTGCTGAGCCTCTGCCGCAGCGACTTCGCCATCGTGGGCCGGCTGATGGAGATCGTGGAGGACCAGGACTCCGGCATCGCCCGCTTCGCCCTCGAGGATGTCCTCAAGGATGAGAAGATGGGCCTTAAGTTCTTCAACATCAAGTACCTGGAGGTGACCTTGACTGACATGGACtggagctgcccctgccccaaCATGACGGCGGAGGACGGGCCACTTATCATCATGGGCGAGGTGCACGATGGCATGGCCACGCTGGACCCCAGCAGCTACGTCCGGGCGGCCAACGACAAGCGGGTGAAGAAGATCTATGAGCTGATGGAGAAGAAAACCTGCGACCTCCTGAACCGCTTCCAGGACTAG